One genomic segment of Flavobacteriaceae bacterium includes these proteins:
- a CDS encoding serine hydrolase yields the protein MKKIVFLLWLMNHSFLIAQHVDPLYTNDYKARNRWVDSIMNEMTIEEKIGQLFMVQAYSNKDEEHENFIKEMITKYHVGNLIFMKGTPEKQAVLNNKYQALSKVPLLIGFDGEWGLDMRLKNTYRFPWNMTLGAIQDNKLVRQLGERIGKHCKRLGIHVNFAPVADVNINSENPIIGNRSFGENKLNVTAKAVAFTRGVQSQGVLANAKHFPGHGDTATDSHHALPVLNFSKDRLDSIELYPYPRLFDAGVASVMTAHLSVPALEPDKNLPTSLSGYVVTDLLQKKLGFLGLVFTDGLNMKGATNFASSAEIDVEALKAGNDILLIPQDVPGSIKLIKAALKSGALTPGRIDISVRKILKAKYWAGLHKYRPVVLENLHDDLNSIDDELLHRKLVEASLTIIKNKSNIVPFRQLENKRIAYVKLGDDTGDDFVRMLQNYTEITIVSDTNLKALLKKLKPYNLVIIGFHTSNEHPWKPYKFNDKEMVWLQKIAKENEVVLDIFASPYSLLKIKSFANIEAVVVSYQNSKLAQEISAQALFGAVRFRGKLPVSIKKEFKENTGLTTLNLNRLRYTIPEAVQLSSGKLAMIDSVANKILTEKMTPGLQILVARKRNVVYQKSFGYHTNAKKKAVKNSDIYDVASLTKILASLPMVMKAEEDKKIKLSSSVKDILPTFKKTNKDTVTVKELLSHYGLLQAWIPFYKFTQDSISGNNLPVYYRKKKTKDFSIQVAENLYLNKSYKDSIYKYIKESEQREKPGYKYSDLGYYILKEAIERKYKKRLDELANRYFYKALGADRTSFLPLRKFTKEEIIPTEKDTYYRDQLLHGHVHDMGAAMLGGVGGHAGLFSNANDVAKMMQMYLQKGFYGGRRFLKSSTIEKFNTRYFEKEKVRRGLGFDKPQLDPEIEATCGCVSDKSFGHSGFTGTYTWADPESGIVYVFLSNRVYPTMENIGLIENNIRTEIQKIIQESILEE from the coding sequence ATGAAAAAAATAGTTTTTTTATTGTGGTTGATGAACCATTCATTTTTAATCGCCCAACATGTAGATCCGCTTTATACAAATGACTACAAAGCACGGAATCGTTGGGTAGATAGTATTATGAATGAAATGACCATTGAAGAAAAAATCGGTCAACTGTTTATGGTACAGGCATATTCTAATAAAGATGAAGAGCATGAAAATTTTATCAAAGAAATGATAACCAAATACCATGTGGGAAATCTTATTTTTATGAAGGGAACTCCGGAGAAGCAGGCTGTTTTGAACAACAAATATCAGGCGCTTTCCAAAGTTCCGTTACTAATAGGTTTTGATGGAGAGTGGGGGTTAGATATGCGTTTGAAAAATACCTATCGCTTTCCGTGGAATATGACTTTAGGAGCCATACAAGACAACAAGCTGGTCAGGCAATTGGGAGAACGTATAGGCAAACATTGTAAACGGTTGGGGATACATGTTAATTTTGCACCGGTAGCAGATGTTAATATCAATTCGGAAAATCCGATTATAGGAAATCGCTCTTTTGGAGAAAATAAGCTGAATGTAACAGCCAAAGCGGTTGCATTTACAAGAGGGGTGCAAAGCCAGGGAGTATTAGCCAATGCAAAACATTTTCCGGGACATGGAGATACGGCAACAGATTCGCATCATGCATTACCGGTATTGAATTTCAGTAAAGATCGGCTGGATTCAATAGAGCTATATCCATATCCCAGGCTGTTTGATGCAGGCGTAGCCAGTGTCATGACAGCACATCTGAGTGTTCCCGCTCTGGAGCCTGATAAAAATTTGCCGACATCATTATCCGGATATGTGGTAACCGATTTGTTACAAAAAAAGCTAGGTTTCTTAGGGCTTGTTTTTACAGACGGTTTGAATATGAAAGGTGCTACTAATTTTGCAAGTTCGGCAGAAATTGATGTGGAAGCCCTTAAAGCGGGAAATGATATATTGCTAATTCCGCAGGATGTCCCAGGTTCTATAAAATTGATAAAAGCGGCATTAAAATCTGGAGCACTTACCCCAGGAAGAATTGATATTTCTGTTCGTAAAATTTTGAAAGCTAAATATTGGGCAGGATTGCACAAATACCGACCTGTAGTATTAGAGAATTTGCACGATGATTTAAATAGTATTGATGATGAATTATTGCATAGAAAATTAGTGGAAGCATCACTTACCATTATAAAAAACAAGTCAAATATTGTTCCCTTTAGACAGCTGGAAAACAAAAGGATAGCTTATGTGAAGTTAGGAGATGATACCGGAGATGATTTTGTTCGGATGTTGCAAAATTATACTGAGATAACTATTGTTTCAGATACCAATTTAAAAGCATTATTAAAAAAACTAAAGCCGTATAACTTAGTGATTATTGGTTTTCATACCTCAAACGAGCACCCCTGGAAGCCCTATAAATTTAACGATAAAGAGATGGTTTGGTTACAGAAAATTGCAAAAGAGAACGAGGTGGTGTTGGATATTTTTGCAAGTCCGTACAGTTTGCTGAAAATCAAATCTTTTGCCAATATAGAAGCTGTAGTTGTTTCGTATCAAAATAGCAAATTAGCTCAGGAAATTTCTGCTCAAGCTTTATTCGGAGCTGTTCGGTTTAGAGGAAAATTGCCGGTATCTATAAAAAAAGAATTTAAAGAAAATACGGGGCTCACTACATTAAACTTAAACAGATTAAGATATACCATTCCGGAGGCAGTACAATTATCATCCGGAAAATTAGCAATGATAGATAGTGTAGCAAATAAAATTTTAACTGAAAAAATGACCCCCGGACTCCAGATATTGGTAGCAAGGAAAAGGAATGTGGTATACCAAAAAAGCTTTGGATATCATACAAATGCAAAAAAAAAAGCTGTTAAAAATTCCGATATATACGATGTGGCTTCCCTTACAAAAATTTTAGCTTCTTTGCCGATGGTTATGAAAGCAGAAGAAGATAAGAAAATAAAACTTTCATCCAGTGTCAAAGACATTTTGCCAACATTTAAAAAAACAAATAAAGATACCGTCACTGTAAAAGAACTCCTATCGCATTATGGTCTTTTACAAGCATGGATTCCTTTTTATAAGTTTACACAGGATAGTATTTCAGGGAACAATCTTCCTGTCTATTACAGGAAAAAGAAAACAAAAGATTTCTCTATTCAGGTAGCAGAAAACTTGTATCTAAATAAATCGTATAAAGATTCTATTTATAAGTATATAAAAGAATCTGAGCAAAGAGAAAAACCAGGCTATAAATACAGCGATCTTGGATATTATATATTAAAAGAAGCTATAGAAAGAAAATATAAAAAAAGATTAGATGAATTAGCAAACCGTTATTTTTATAAAGCTCTTGGAGCCGATAGAACTTCTTTTTTACCATTGCGGAAGTTCACTAAAGAAGAAATAATCCCTACTGAAAAAGATACGTATTATAGAGATCAATTATTACACGGGCATGTTCATGATATGGGTGCGGCAATGTTAGGTGGTGTGGGAGGTCATGCAGGATTGTTTTCAAATGCAAATGATGTGGCTAAAATGATGCAGATGTATTTGCAGAAAGGTTTTTATGGAGGAAGACGTTTTTTAAAATCGTCAACTATAGAGAAATTCAATACTCGTTATTTTGAAAAAGAAAAAGTAAGAAGAGGCTTGGGCTTTGACAAACCGCAATTAGATCCGGAAATAGAGGCCACTTGCGGATGTGTTTCTGACAAAAGTTTTGGTCATAGCGGATTTACCGGGACATATACTTGGGCAGATCCGGAGAGTGGAATTGTATATGTGTTTTTATCAAACAGAGTATATCCGACTATGGAAAATATAGGTTTGATAGAAAATAATATAAGAACTGAAATTCAGAAGATTATCCAGGAATCGATTTTGGAGGAATAA
- a CDS encoding transferase translates to MINNEKKICVIGAGGFGRETLLCVIDGIATTNLKIEEVACFMVEDKYLTETKIMGVDVIPQSKFNPNIYNVVVAIGDPATRKKVVESLPQGTTFTKIIHPNAIISDWVQIGEGSIITAGVIMTCNIKIGKHSQLNLHTTIGHDCKMGDYFTTAPGANISGNCKFGEKVYFGTNSSVRQGISICNNVTIGMGGVVVKNISESGIYIGNPLKKLEKK, encoded by the coding sequence ATGATAAATAATGAAAAGAAAATCTGTGTTATTGGTGCAGGTGGATTTGGACGAGAAACTTTATTGTGCGTAATAGACGGTATTGCCACAACAAATTTAAAAATAGAAGAAGTTGCTTGTTTTATGGTTGAAGATAAATATTTAACTGAAACAAAAATAATGGGTGTTGATGTAATTCCACAATCAAAATTTAACCCTAATATATACAATGTTGTTGTGGCAATTGGTGACCCTGCGACAAGAAAAAAAGTTGTCGAAAGTTTACCACAAGGGACAACATTTACGAAAATAATTCACCCTAATGCAATAATTTCTGATTGGGTTCAGATTGGAGAAGGCTCAATTATTACAGCAGGTGTAATAATGACTTGTAATATTAAAATTGGGAAACATTCACAACTAAATCTACATACTACGATTGGTCACGATTGTAAAATGGGAGATTATTTCACAACTGCACCTGGAGCAAATATTAGTGGCAATTGTAAATTCGGAGAAAAAGTATATTTTGGAACTAATTCATCTGTCCGTCAAGGAATTTCAATTTGCAATAATGTCACAATTGGAATGGGTGGAGTTGTTGTTAAAAATATTTCTGAAAGTGGAATTTATATAGGAAACCCACTTAAAAAACTTGAAAAAAAATAG
- a CDS encoding IS3 family transposase has translation MKIAPINRKKRRYAIATICNAFELKRDAYYKYQKRFVLKKQIEQNVIMLVKKSRKTLPREGTRKLMKSLHNDFRKQNINIGRDQLFRILKENNLLIRRKKYSSKTTNSYHRFYKYKNIIKDLIINRPNQVWASDITYIRTINGFCYLALITDMYSRKIVGYDISDSLELKGCVRALNKAIYQTKNTEEIIHHSDRGIQYCSNVYTQILKRKKIQISMTQENHCYENAMAERVNGILKDEFFLDQTFTNINHAKKATKNAIKLYNNKRLHLSLDYKTPNYVHKNVA, from the coding sequence ATGAAAATAGCACCGATTAATAGAAAAAAAAGAAGGTACGCCATCGCTACTATTTGTAATGCTTTCGAGTTAAAAAGAGATGCTTATTACAAATATCAAAAAAGGTTTGTTCTTAAAAAACAAATAGAACAAAATGTAATAATGCTTGTTAAAAAAAGCAGGAAAACATTACCCAGAGAAGGTACTAGAAAGCTAATGAAATCCTTACATAATGATTTTAGGAAACAGAATATAAATATAGGTAGAGACCAGTTATTTAGAATCTTAAAAGAAAATAATTTGTTAATTAGAAGGAAAAAATATTCTTCTAAAACAACCAACTCTTACCATCGTTTTTATAAATATAAAAATATCATAAAAGACCTGATCATTAATAGACCTAACCAAGTTTGGGCTTCGGATATTACCTATATAAGAACTATAAATGGATTTTGTTATTTAGCACTTATTACTGATATGTATTCAAGAAAAATAGTAGGCTATGATATTAGTGATAGTTTAGAACTTAAAGGCTGTGTTAGAGCTTTAAATAAAGCTATTTATCAAACTAAAAATACCGAAGAAATCATACATCATTCTGATAGAGGAATACAATATTGTAGCAATGTTTATACTCAAATTTTGAAAAGAAAAAAGATACAAATCAGTATGACCCAAGAAAATCATTGCTACGAAAACGCAATGGCCGAAAGAGTTAACGGAATTTTAAAAGATGAATTCTTCCTCGACCAAACATTTACAAATATCAATCACGCCAAAAAAGCAACAAAAAATGCAATCAAATTATATAATAATAAAAGATTACATTTATCTTTAGATTATAAAACACCTAATTACGTGCACAAAAATGTAGCATAA